From a region of the Chthoniobacterales bacterium genome:
- a CDS encoding UvrD-helicase domain-containing protein, whose protein sequence is MTQNLKQPSDQSQRDRFVEELERNFSVVASAGSGKTRAITDRVLEIARSGEAREVLPRLVVVTFTNRAADEMQQRSRQQILAENLDAEVVSAFNRGFFGTIHAFCMKLLTNYGHYLGLPAPLELITDDEDLWQEFVQQQPRLGQSLSEKNRAALFRLAQARDIMELARRAGSALLRPGEIGPCPKFNFSEVRRARDTGGRDTIKRTQEELADWETRFESDWEFLRWPNCFTSANAKFTGVWRESLRPLRRWVADAALCVAAEVQRDYRDFRLERGVVTYADQIALADELLQHPAAGRRVREQNFRVILDEAQDTDPAQFSVLLETARPPEANGYWLETKTAPPRPGHFCMVGDRQQSIFGDRADLAHYERVHDTLVETRSAEELTFSVTFRLDQSQVDFINRIFRDILNEEDGQVRFVELQPRPAFLPGQVIRVPLGEELLKSRADLKDYEKANIEAEQLARWIETTGLEKLRAGSWRDVAILCPRKAWLRTMARALRKRGLPVAMQSESAIKADSPAYAWLTALCTIMTDPLNGYEVAGVLREVFGIADADLAVFAEGDGTRFRIDKPRKLAGDVGSEVRHLAETRQRLEGKSLFEAITVLVRETQLRDRLSALPTEDFDDLAGELDALLALSAEAEAQGATLTDFAEKLRADFETPREARLSAIDGIQLITSQKAKGSEWQAVILPFLGRDIRFPSPRYPSLIRTPGSGEILVALSKEDPTDDLKKARTLAEQQEMQRLLYVATTRARHTLVLALDRGLFQKKEALSSRAQLTLLNDDKNAAVFAALEEIPAACPFTSAARLIESRKSDETASALPTSGPKEMRTARRRANDFVHKFNPSAYDPEIAGEGAEELSDRPVRAKSTPDTPATLYGQWWHTLFQRIEWRDGSEAADELFRQLLPVSPDQRRATAEWKLVRQQFADDSILKQFLSKPGATVHTEFPFAWSVDQKSCVEGLIDLLIADTQENRCFLLDWKTNQIESGEENLLRQRYLPQLAAYWKAVREITKWDVEAGIFATATGQFLAYDPDELATEWKRLSLLPGDELTAEILDDGIL, encoded by the coding sequence ATGACGCAAAATCTGAAGCAACCAAGCGATCAATCGCAGCGCGACCGTTTTGTTGAAGAATTGGAGCGCAATTTTTCCGTTGTAGCTTCGGCCGGTTCGGGAAAGACCCGTGCCATCACAGACCGCGTCCTGGAGATCGCGCGTTCAGGGGAGGCGCGCGAAGTTCTGCCGCGGCTGGTCGTGGTCACGTTTACGAATCGGGCGGCGGACGAGATGCAGCAGCGCAGCCGCCAGCAAATTCTGGCGGAAAATCTCGATGCGGAAGTCGTGAGCGCCTTCAATCGCGGGTTCTTCGGCACCATCCACGCCTTCTGCATGAAGCTGTTGACGAACTATGGCCATTATCTCGGGCTGCCCGCGCCGCTCGAATTAATCACCGACGACGAAGACCTCTGGCAGGAGTTTGTCCAACAGCAGCCGCGGCTCGGTCAGTCGTTGAGCGAGAAGAATCGTGCCGCCCTTTTTCGACTCGCGCAGGCGCGCGACATCATGGAACTCGCACGCCGTGCCGGGTCCGCGCTCCTCCGACCGGGCGAAATCGGGCCGTGCCCGAAATTCAATTTCAGCGAAGTCCGTCGCGCCCGAGACACCGGCGGACGGGACACGATCAAGAGAACGCAGGAAGAACTGGCGGACTGGGAAACGCGCTTCGAGTCCGATTGGGAATTCCTGCGCTGGCCGAATTGTTTCACGAGCGCGAATGCAAAGTTCACCGGCGTTTGGCGCGAATCGCTACGCCCATTGCGCCGATGGGTGGCCGACGCGGCCCTCTGTGTCGCGGCGGAAGTGCAGCGGGATTACCGGGATTTCCGGCTCGAGCGGGGCGTTGTTACCTATGCCGACCAGATCGCCCTGGCGGACGAATTGCTTCAGCATCCGGCCGCCGGTCGGCGCGTGCGCGAACAGAATTTCCGCGTCATCCTCGACGAAGCGCAGGATACCGATCCCGCGCAATTCTCGGTCCTGCTCGAGACCGCGCGCCCGCCGGAAGCGAACGGCTACTGGCTGGAAACGAAAACGGCGCCGCCGCGTCCCGGCCACTTTTGCATGGTCGGTGATCGCCAACAATCGATCTTCGGCGACCGTGCCGATCTCGCCCATTACGAGCGGGTCCACGATACGCTCGTCGAAACCCGCTCGGCCGAAGAGCTGACTTTCTCGGTCACGTTTCGGCTCGATCAAAGCCAGGTCGATTTTATCAATCGCATCTTCCGCGACATCCTGAACGAGGAGGACGGTCAGGTTCGCTTTGTGGAATTGCAGCCGCGTCCGGCCTTTCTCCCTGGCCAGGTAATCCGCGTTCCCCTCGGCGAAGAGTTGCTCAAGAGCCGCGCGGACTTGAAGGACTACGAGAAGGCGAACATCGAGGCGGAGCAGCTTGCCCGATGGATCGAAACGACCGGCTTGGAGAAATTGCGGGCCGGCTCCTGGCGCGACGTCGCGATTCTGTGTCCGCGCAAAGCGTGGCTCCGGACGATGGCGCGGGCGCTGCGGAAACGCGGACTGCCGGTGGCCATGCAATCGGAAAGCGCAATCAAGGCGGACAGTCCCGCCTACGCATGGTTGACCGCGCTCTGCACGATCATGACCGACCCGCTGAACGGTTACGAAGTCGCCGGAGTTTTGCGCGAAGTCTTCGGGATCGCGGACGCCGACCTCGCGGTTTTCGCCGAGGGCGACGGCACTCGGTTCCGGATCGACAAGCCGCGCAAACTGGCGGGGGACGTTGGCTCGGAGGTCCGCCATCTCGCCGAAACGCGGCAACGTCTCGAGGGGAAATCGCTCTTCGAGGCGATCACGGTGCTCGTTCGCGAAACGCAGTTGCGCGACCGATTGAGCGCGCTGCCCACGGAAGACTTCGACGATTTGGCCGGCGAACTGGATGCACTTCTCGCTCTTTCCGCCGAGGCTGAGGCGCAGGGCGCGACCCTGACCGATTTCGCCGAAAAACTCCGGGCCGATTTTGAAACTCCGCGAGAAGCGCGGCTATCAGCGATCGACGGCATTCAATTAATTACCTCGCAGAAAGCCAAGGGGTCGGAATGGCAGGCGGTGATTCTGCCATTTCTCGGACGCGACATCCGGTTCCCGTCGCCGCGTTATCCATCGCTCATCCGGACGCCGGGATCGGGCGAAATTCTCGTGGCCTTGAGCAAGGAAGACCCAACGGACGACCTGAAAAAGGCGCGCACCCTGGCCGAGCAGCAGGAAATGCAACGTCTGCTTTATGTCGCGACGACGCGCGCCCGGCACACTTTGGTTTTGGCGCTTGATCGCGGCCTTTTCCAAAAAAAAGAGGCTCTGTCGAGTCGCGCGCAACTGACTCTGCTGAATGACGACAAGAACGCCGCCGTGTTCGCGGCGTTGGAGGAAATCCCGGCGGCGTGTCCCTTCACTTCCGCAGCCCGCCTGATCGAGTCTCGGAAAAGCGATGAGACGGCTTCCGCCTTGCCGACTTCAGGCCCGAAGGAGATGCGGACCGCCCGCCGGCGGGCCAACGATTTCGTCCACAAGTTCAATCCGAGCGCCTACGATCCGGAGATCGCTGGGGAAGGCGCGGAGGAACTCAGCGACCGGCCGGTCCGCGCCAAATCCACGCCGGACACGCCCGCGACTTTGTATGGGCAATGGTGGCATACGCTTTTTCAACGGATCGAATGGCGCGACGGGAGTGAAGCGGCAGACGAACTCTTCCGGCAGCTCTTGCCCGTTTCGCCCGATCAGCGGCGGGCGACGGCAGAATGGAAACTCGTTCGACAGCAGTTTGCCGATGACTCAATCCTGAAACAATTTCTCTCGAAGCCGGGCGCGACAGTCCACACAGAATTCCCTTTCGCCTGGAGCGTGGACCAGAAGAGCTGCGTCGAGGGATTGATCGATCTGCTGATTGCCGACACGCAAGAGAACCGTTGCTTTCTGCTCGATTGGAAGACAAACCAGATCGAGAGCGGAGAGGAGAACCTTTTGCGACAGCGTTACCTGCCGCAGCTCGCGGCTTATTGGAAGGCCGTTCGCGAAATTACGAAATGGGACGTCGAAGCGGGCATTTTTGCGACAGCGACTGGGCAGTTCCTGGCTTACGACCCGGATGAGCTGGCGACAGAGTGGAAACGACTAAGCCTCTTGCCAGGAGATGAGTTGACCGCGGAAATTCTGGACGACGGGATTCTATAG
- a CDS encoding PD-(D/E)XK nuclease family protein — MPRTGNKRNSSLRIATSARDAWDGVIRGWFEEVRLQSWKEERPCAVVVPTRAHVHALKERLMRDSQSHLGIQFVTPMGLRDLLSRDGATNVSPREHLRLLLAVTAEEILRASKVGGATPENLAAKAVVRAPDHLLRTLDRLENAGWDFDRLGLDSFQPIVRRFREQLGRSDLCLAGEYDRKVLDAATSTPPVIAHLLICGFDAAHWPHWFLLRAAVNSTEKATVLLEYPRENSGIDLAWIGSWEELLGEAVPVHAPATPALDALFTEAEMRGESEASADCTFVVGTDAAQQAQAIAQVCSRFLAEKNALRVGVVFAAAGSLPRLVSTALTNREIPHNDGFGHPVPGLFEAAEWRAWLQLQRGPRLSSLLRFLGAFRNRQKLFPELRPERFEKTLRSIHAQILIDDLVLLDRFCHANPRPERREIMELLALLRFLPGRATFPEFLAATGEAFERLHWKQQWMALSRQNLEWTENVSATFSRVLYLRWLEEVASSFSAGRDPTGDHPYARVQLLTVAQAQGQDWSHLIFAGWNEGSWPPPEKGEFAREEEIEEFNHGIQQLNRHAAKQGRQGEGHLTVRENHALYLGPREQRQIALRQFYALAESAPGGIAIGASLAQESAPDRPWNPSELFTQLYQNARRRPLTQATLKELQRETAAWLESADAPKPASPSPKATQTRVAYDARRDPETGSGEYDFALREPSPLDPILSVSEFETVVKSPALVWMKKYLGIEGAEDDSNPWSAATGQWVHRWLTKVAGPEAERSFLRTPDAAEIDRAIRVAAEDKFAEIEALGRSAERAIPDWWRSGWQNAFCLARILGAKLATIEDWPWMAAEWTIEGTEPVRIDAENTLRFRGRIDLILAHRDIRGLEADELWILDYKTGANKKALAPAREDTEKRRSQLHKKILDGSAIQLALYGLAARQLGAQQVFLSLVSPAIKPITPQLSVDQMDAEAEAFRELARMQRTGIFGMLGPVRSAWAFNREYPLATLAIDPEILERRWEITHPALAKEEEEAYW; from the coding sequence GTGCCCCGAACCGGAAACAAACGAAATTCCTCTCTCCGCATCGCCACGTCGGCCCGCGACGCATGGGATGGCGTCATTCGCGGCTGGTTTGAGGAAGTGCGGCTCCAATCGTGGAAGGAAGAACGTCCCTGCGCGGTCGTTGTCCCCACCAGAGCGCATGTCCACGCCTTGAAGGAGCGCTTGATGCGCGATAGCCAATCGCATCTCGGCATTCAGTTCGTTACGCCGATGGGTTTGCGCGACCTGCTTAGCCGTGACGGCGCCACCAACGTTTCGCCGCGCGAGCATCTTCGCTTGCTCCTGGCCGTCACAGCGGAGGAAATTCTCCGGGCCTCGAAAGTCGGCGGAGCCACCCCGGAAAATCTGGCGGCCAAAGCGGTCGTCCGGGCGCCAGATCATTTGCTCCGCACCCTGGATCGGCTGGAGAACGCGGGCTGGGATTTCGATCGGCTTGGATTGGATTCGTTTCAACCAATTGTGCGCCGGTTCCGTGAACAACTGGGCCGTAGCGATCTCTGTTTGGCGGGGGAATACGACCGCAAGGTGCTCGACGCCGCGACTTCAACTCCACCGGTGATCGCCCATCTTCTGATTTGCGGCTTCGATGCGGCTCATTGGCCGCATTGGTTTCTTCTCCGCGCCGCCGTCAATTCCACTGAGAAGGCAACCGTGCTCCTGGAGTACCCGCGAGAGAATTCCGGAATCGATCTGGCCTGGATCGGTTCGTGGGAAGAACTGCTTGGTGAAGCTGTCCCCGTTCACGCACCCGCTACTCCGGCGCTCGATGCTCTGTTCACCGAGGCGGAGATGCGCGGCGAATCCGAGGCGAGTGCGGACTGCACCTTTGTCGTCGGGACCGACGCCGCTCAACAAGCGCAGGCGATCGCGCAGGTCTGTTCGCGCTTTCTGGCCGAGAAAAATGCGTTGCGCGTCGGGGTCGTTTTCGCCGCCGCGGGGTCGCTCCCGCGCCTGGTTTCGACCGCGCTCACGAATCGCGAGATCCCGCACAACGATGGTTTCGGCCATCCCGTTCCTGGACTTTTCGAAGCCGCGGAATGGCGAGCGTGGCTTCAACTTCAGCGCGGACCGCGTCTGAGTTCGCTCCTTCGTTTTCTCGGCGCTTTCCGGAATCGGCAAAAACTGTTTCCCGAACTGCGGCCCGAGCGTTTTGAAAAAACGCTTCGTTCAATCCATGCCCAAATTCTGATCGACGACCTGGTCTTGCTGGATCGGTTTTGCCACGCCAATCCGCGGCCGGAGCGGCGGGAAATTATGGAATTACTCGCGCTTCTCCGGTTCCTGCCAGGCCGCGCAACGTTCCCTGAATTCCTGGCCGCTACCGGCGAAGCATTTGAGCGCCTGCATTGGAAGCAACAGTGGATGGCGCTCTCCCGGCAAAACCTCGAGTGGACCGAAAACGTTTCCGCAACGTTCTCGCGGGTCTTGTACCTGCGCTGGCTGGAGGAAGTCGCCTCCAGTTTCTCAGCGGGACGCGACCCGACGGGCGATCATCCCTACGCGCGGGTGCAATTGCTGACGGTGGCACAGGCCCAGGGCCAGGATTGGTCGCATCTCATTTTCGCCGGATGGAATGAAGGAAGCTGGCCGCCGCCGGAAAAAGGCGAGTTCGCGCGCGAGGAAGAGATCGAGGAATTCAACCACGGCATCCAACAACTCAATCGCCACGCCGCGAAACAAGGACGGCAAGGGGAAGGACACCTGACGGTTCGTGAAAATCATGCGCTCTATCTCGGGCCGCGGGAGCAGCGGCAGATCGCGCTGCGCCAATTTTACGCCCTGGCTGAATCCGCGCCCGGCGGAATTGCGATCGGCGCGAGTCTGGCCCAGGAATCAGCGCCTGATCGTCCATGGAATCCGAGCGAATTGTTCACCCAACTTTATCAGAACGCGCGCCGGCGTCCGTTGACTCAGGCCACCCTGAAGGAACTGCAACGCGAGACCGCAGCGTGGTTGGAAAGTGCGGATGCACCAAAGCCGGCCTCGCCTTCGCCGAAGGCAACGCAAACGCGCGTAGCCTACGACGCGCGCCGCGATCCGGAGACGGGCTCGGGCGAATACGACTTCGCGCTCCGGGAACCATCCCCTCTCGATCCGATCTTGAGTGTGAGCGAATTCGAAACGGTGGTGAAATCGCCGGCCCTGGTCTGGATGAAGAAGTATCTCGGGATTGAAGGCGCGGAGGACGATTCGAATCCTTGGAGCGCGGCGACCGGTCAATGGGTGCATCGCTGGCTAACCAAAGTCGCCGGTCCTGAAGCGGAACGGAGTTTCCTAAGGACTCCTGATGCCGCTGAAATCGACCGGGCGATCCGCGTGGCCGCGGAAGATAAATTCGCGGAGATTGAAGCGCTCGGCCGTTCCGCCGAAAGAGCAATCCCAGATTGGTGGCGTTCCGGCTGGCAAAACGCCTTTTGTCTCGCCCGCATTCTCGGAGCCAAGCTCGCCACTATCGAGGATTGGCCGTGGATGGCCGCCGAATGGACAATCGAGGGAACCGAACCGGTCCGGATCGATGCCGAGAACACGCTACGCTTCCGCGGCCGGATCGATCTGATCCTGGCCCATCGCGATATTCGCGGGCTGGAAGCCGATGAACTTTGGATTCTCGATTACAAAACCGGCGCGAACAAAAAGGCGCTCGCTCCCGCGCGGGAAGACACGGAAAAGCGGCGTTCGCAACTCCACAAAAAAATCCTCGACGGCTCGGCGATCCAACTGGCGCTTTACGGTCTCGCGGCGCGGCAGCTGGGGGCGCAGCAGGTTTTCCTGAGCCTGGTGTCGCCGGCAATAAAACCGATCACGCCGCAGCTCTCCGTCGACCAAATGGACGCCGAAGCGGAAGCGTTTCGCGAGCTGGCCAGAATGCAGCGGACTGGAATCTTCGGAATGCTCGGTCCGGTGCGGTCCGCGTGGGCGTTCAACCGCGAATATCCGCTCGCCACCCTCGCCATCGATCCAGAAATCCTCGAGCGCCGCTGGGAGATCACGCATCCGGCGCTCGCGAAGGAAGAAGAGGAGGCCTACTGGTGA